In Argopecten irradians isolate NY chromosome 11, Ai_NY, whole genome shotgun sequence, one DNA window encodes the following:
- the LOC138334998 gene encoding uncharacterized protein — MNEDVDHDRETDNDTQELFGSTDIYSDEITMTTTGNDHKTMIGVSMINGIDQGRQSTHLGVTLLNKTIKNSCLDRLRPLLIDHLDFLPSCFTFCTKQGWSISQTLENSIIVKSIISEDGMIYIQPSHDKPKVGIKSKYGEALGFVFVDYTNTLASVRDVIQKQLFPKGKSFGDENGFVFLDPNDWPVSGDQESRLSVFDVLLGNCLRVSITMTTNLDLRSGLTTPECEPPCKRMRLMGSPPLSFQSVKDSSRCLESPQAGTLKPKQILISYVRAEAAQHAVELKNQLSALGCSVYLDVDEIKSGVDWQDSLNYAVSNCEIFVPLVTPIYGETQWTNREVKLADVLGKFILPVNFLEEWPPRCLAIQFATTQYIAWKTPSQIQTELAGGLGEMVHDYHVWDRKYISDVASKVADRVNQGWNSARVPSLVKRKTIVKSCAMVSCSNPQAVTSNRDGLPLIVVCVHPQQQEKGIELQSWLQEEGFEVWLSTQLDITYPDSLPSSPTVRFSQSSQTSLCEEEKNNIAVFQEKADDAGVILAVLSEEFGKSRTCQQQVYYCEHRKRLIALTALDRPTEFPLWVNMLMGKEPWLNIEGENFRVDILRRIRTCLDPDGDYDQTSRSLDTRASQRVHMLRGHILTQFSVCVMLGDLSGPVSLQVYRSVLSHLTTLEDVTIFTCSSPGAMNGYRSQVRDLHQQYKVLNVCPGTQENQKHTKESAMMVYCGTSEQERDTTVATVCDLCILLYGGMSKEQLVREFLWNDGTVVPVLCPVLSKTLTRIHQMPQGLNAQDWSVLSDQSVSAERLGQVVKNVTETLLTRNSIQHPVNSPTKSVPFKTPQGTSPKHLKSSSPQGAKLGQKVKLSSQPTIIL, encoded by the exons atgaatgaggATGTTGATCATGACAGAGAAACAGATAATGATACACAAGAACTGTTTGGTTCTACAGATATATACAGTG ATGAGATCACCATGACCACTACTGGAAATGACCACAAAACCATGATTGGGGTTAGCATGATCAATGGGATTgatcaggggagacaatccaCACATCTTGGCGTTACATTGTTGAATAAGACCATCAAAAACAGCTGTCTTGACCGCCTCCGGCCACTGTTAATTGACCACCTTGATTTCCTACCAAGCTGCTTTACCTTCTGCACCAAACAAGG TTGGTCGATAAGCCAGACTTTGGAAAACTCTATCATTGTTAAAAGTATCATATCAGAAGATGGAATGATCTATATACAGCCCAGTCACG ATAAACCAAAAGTTGGAATCAAATCTAAATATGGGGAAGCCTTGGGTTTTGTGTTTGTTGACTATACAAACACTTTAGCATCGGTCAGAGATGTTATTCAGAAGCAG TTGTTTCCTAAAGGGAAAAGTTTCGGAGATGAGAATGGTTTTGTGTTCCTGGACCCAAATGATTGGCCAGTGTCTGGTGACCAAGAGTCTAGGTTGTCCGTTTTCGATGTTCTCCTTGGTAACTGTCTTCGAGTTTCCATCACCATGACGACTAATTTAGATCTGAGGTCAGGATTGACCACACCGGAGTGTGAACCTCCATGTAAACGAATGAGACTAATGGG ATCTCCTCCATTATCGTTTCAATCCGTAAAGGACAGTTCGAGGTGTTTAGAATCTCCCCAGGCGGGGACACTCAAGCCAAAACAGATTCTGATAAGCTATGTTCGGGCAGAGGCAGCACAACATGCCGTGGAATTGAAGAACCAATTATCTGCTCTTGGCTGCAGTGTCTATTTG gatgttgatgaaataaaatctgGTGTAGACTGGCAGGATTCCTTAAATTACGCTGTGAGTAACTGTGAGATATTTGTTCCACTGGTGACACCCATCTATGGAGAAACACAGTGGACAAACAGAGAG GTAAAGCTTGCTGATGTATTAGGGAAATTTATCTTACCTGTGAACTTCCTTGAAGAATGGCCTCCTCGCTGTTTAGCTATCCAGTTCGCTACTACACAGTACATTGCCTGGAAAACTCCCAGTCAGATCCAAACAG AGTTAGCCGGGGGCCTTGGGGAAATGGTACACGATTACCATGTGTGGGACAGGAAGTACATATCTGATGTGGCTTCCAAGGTTGCTGATCGTGTTAATCAAGGCTGGAATTCAGCTAGAGTTCCCTCCCTTGTTAAGAGA AAAACTATTGTAAAAAGCTGTGCCATGGTGAGTTGTTCCAACCCTCAAGCCGTGACGTCTAACCGGGATGGTCTCCCCTTGATTGTGGTTTGTGTCCATCCTCAGCAGCAGGAAAAG GGTATTGAACTACAGAGTTGGCTACAAGAGGAGGGATTTGAAGTCTGGCTGTCCACACAACTTGATATTACTTACCCAGATTCCTTACCTTCCAGTCCCACAG TGAGATTCTCCCAGTCCAGCCAAACAAGTTTGTGTGAGgaggaaaaaaacaacattgcaGTATTCCAGGAGAAAGCAGACGATGCTGGGGTTATACTAGCTGTGTTGTCAGAGGAGTTTGGCAAGTCTCGCACATGTCAGCAGCAG GTGTATTACTGTGAACACAGAAAGCGATTGATTGCCTTAACAGCGTTAGATAGACCTACAGAGTTTCCCTTGTGGGTAAACATGCTGATGGGGAAGGAGCCGTGGCTG AATATTGAGGGTGAGAACTTCCGAGTGGACATTCTGAGAAGAATAAGAACTTGCCTGGATCCTGATGGAGACTATGATCAGACCAGCAGGAGTCTGGATACTCGGGCATCTCAAAGG GTACACATGTTGAGAGGCCATATCCTGACCCAGTTTTCTGTCTGTGTGATGTTGGGAGATTTGTCAGGTCCTGTATCCTTACAGGTGTATAG GTCTGTGTTGTCCCACCTGACAACCTTGGAGGATGttaccatatttacatgtagtagtCCTGGGGCTATGAATGGTTATAGATCTCAGGTCAGAGATCTCCACCAACAGTACAAAGTCCTCAACGTTTGTCCTGGAACACAG gaaAACCAAAAACATACTAAAGAGAGTGCTATGATGGTTTACTGTGGTACTAGCGAGCAGGAGAGAGACACTACTGTGGCTACAGTGTGTGATCTATGTATTCTGCTATATG GCGGTATGTCTAAGGAGCAGTTAGTGCGCGAGTTCCTTTGGAATGATGGGACAGTAGTACCAGTCCTGTGTCCAGTACTGTCTAAGACACTCACCAGGATACACCAG ATGCCACAGGGACTAAATGCTCAAGACTGGTCAGTTCTATCGGACCAGTCAGTATCAGCTGAGAGACTTGGACAAGTGGTCAAGAATGTCACAGAGACTCTACTGACTAGGAATTCAATTCAACATCCGGTCAACTCTCCTACAAAGTCTGTTCCATTTAAAACTCCACAAGGGACATCGCCCAAACATCTCAAATCCTCCTCACCACAAGGTGCAAAATTAGGTCAAAAGGTGAAGCTATCCAGCCAACCAACTATTATTTTATAA
- the LOC138334477 gene encoding cytochrome P450 26B1-like, with protein sequence MTSGNVDDVVSAPLPPGSLGWPLIGETVQLAMQKANFFRERRRLYGRIFKTHLLGNPVIRVTGNKNVREILQGENKTVESSYPTSIRTLLGPNALSMSNGVLHKSRKVQLMKYLSPEFLRKHQSGFVDLINEHIQRWCGEPSVDIYLEIRALFTEMAAKFLVDMKLPIDKNGRIKELYQTFTDNIFSLPINLPGFGLYKGLAAKKELKKIFASILKEKEGEVSELPSVLQAYGADLAEQANPGDDKLLDAIVELMWNASETVSSGAFVIVYHLTRNPVVLQKIREDLEKQSSGNFSGPSYVDCVVKEALRTTPPVGGAYRKMIKPVVMDGYTLPKNWTVVCGFRDTHENDVTLTDPTEFNPDRWLKPVEGDNRTSFLTFGGGLRICPGKNYAMAVLKLFTRELCDRYTWNFNTKYPELDLFPAPKPKKPLLACFGEVDKSH encoded by the exons atgacgtcaggAAATGTTGACGATGTGGTATCAGCGCCCCTACCCCCGGGATCTTTGGGCTGGCCATTAATAGGAGAAACTGTGCAGCTTGCAATGCAGAAG GCTAACTTTTTCCGAGAGAGACGGAGATTGTATGGTAGAATATTCAAAACGCATCTCCTAGGAAACCCAGTCATCCGGGTAACTGGTAACAAAAACGTCCGAGAGATACTACAAGGCGAGAACAAAACTGTGGAATCAAGCTATCCAACATCCATTCGGACACTCCTCGGACCCAATGCTTTGAGTATGTCCAATGGCGTCCTACACAAGAGTCGCAAGGTCCAATTGATGAAGTATCTGTCTCCGGAATTCCTTAGAAAACACCAAAGTGGATTTGTGGATCTCATCAATGAACATATACAGAGATGGTGTGGGGAGCCTTCCGTTGACATTTATCTTGAGATAAGAGCCCTGTTTACAGAAATGGCAGCAAAGTTTCTAGTGGACATGAAGTTACCAATTGATAAAAATGGCAGAATCAAAGAACTGTACCAAACCTTCACTGATAATATCTTCTCATTGCCAATCAACCTACCAGGATTTGGCTTGTATAAG GGGCTTGCTGCGAAAAAAGAACTTAAGAAAATCTTTGCTTCCATCTTAAAAGAGAAAGAAGGAGAAGTAAGCGAACTTCCATCCGTGCTACAGGCTTACGGTGCTGACCTTGCCGAACAAGCGAACCCCGGTGATGACAAGTTACTAGACGCCATTGTTGAACTGATGTGGAACGCAAGTGAGACCGTCAGTAGTGGAGCGTTTGTCATCGTGTACCACCTTACTCGGAACCCAGTGGTTTTACAGAAAATACGTGAGGATCTCGAAAAACAAAGCAGTGGTAACTTCTCAGGGCCGAGTTATGTAGATTGTGTGGTAAAGGAAGCTTTACGAACAACGCCCCCTGTTGGTGGAGCTTATCGGAAAATGATCAAGCCAGTTGTCATGGAT GGTTACACACTTCCTAAAAACTGGACAGTGGTCTGCGGGTTTCGGGACACTCATGAAAATGACGTCACACTTACTGACCCGACAGAGTTCAACCCTGACCGATGGCTGAAGCCAGTCGAGGGTGACAATAGGACATCATTCCTTACATTTGGAGGTGGACTCCGAATATGCCCAGGGAAGAATTATGCTATGGCAGTTCTTAAACTGTTTACCCGTGAACTTTGTGACAGATATACATGGAACTTTAATACAAAATACCCAGAACTTGACCTTTTCCCAGCTCCAAAACCGAAAAAACCTCTGCTGGCATGTTTCGGTGAAGTGGACAAATCTCATTAA